A part of Fusarium oxysporum Fo47 chromosome III, complete sequence genomic DNA contains:
- a CDS encoding Intradiol ring-cleavage dioxygenase: protein MVSFKSLASAGFVLAGLVSAHPGEKHDHQKIKRQIQTRDTIANLGQRSLNACSSSLHARELKARSIARRAEKVEKLRKRLGIKTAAKKHRRDEDDIVKWEAVNHNKTGVSNNNMFTPLETVFGANSSCILSPEITAGPYYIVGEYLRSNVIEKEFCDGVPLFLEVQYVDVSTCNGVPNLATDVWNCNATGVYSGVSSQAGLNTTFLRGIQITDHDGVVQFETIFPGHYEGRATHTHLLTHANASVSSNGTIQVYNSPVQHIGQLFWPEDLREEVEALAPYNTNTVEVTTNEEDMWSVLQADESYDPFPQYVYLGDSVQDGIFAWIQIGINTTADYTSDEYYGVAGYLASDGGHALDSGIGGGGGGGGQGGQPPSGSGTPPAGQPTGTRSA, encoded by the exons ATGGTCTCTTTCAAGTCCCTCGCTTCAGCGGGTTTCGTTCTCGCTGGTCTTGTTTCCGCTCATCCTGGCGAGAAGCATGATCATCAGAAGATCAAGAGGCAGATCCAGACCCGCGACACTATCGCCAACCTGGGCCAGCGATCGCTGAATGCGTGCTCTAGTTCTCTGCATGCTCGGGAGTTGAAGGCTCGTTCGATTGCTCGCCGAGCAgagaaggtcgagaagcttcGCAAGAGACTTGGCATCAAGACTG CTGCCAAGAAGCACCGCcgtgatgaagatgatattGTCAAGTGGGAGGCTGTCAACCACAACAAGACTGGAgtctccaacaacaacatgtTCACTCCTCTCGAGACAGTCTTTGGCGCCAACTCCAGCTGTATCCTGTCTCCCGAGATCACTGCCGGTCCTTACTACATCGTCGGCGAATACCTGCGATCCAACGTCATCGAGAAAGAGTTCTGCGACGGAGTGCCTCTGTTCCTCGAGGTCCAATACGTCGATGTCTCCACCTGCAATGGAGTCCCCAACTTGGCCACCGACGTTTGGAACTGCAATGCCACTGGTGTTTACTCCGGCGTTAGCTCCCAAGCTGGTCTGAACACCACTTTCCTTCGTGGTATTCAGATCACCGATCATGATGGTGTCGTTCAGTTTGAGACAATCTTCCCTGGACATTACGAGGGGCGCGCTACCCATACTCATCTCCTCACTCACGCCAATGCCTCGGTGTCTTCCAATGGCACAATCCAGGTCTATAACAGCCCTGTTCAACACATTGGTCAGCTTTTCTGGCCCGAGGATCTCcgtgaagaagttgaagctctTGCTCCttacaacaccaacactgTCGAAGTGACCACCAACGAGGAGGATATGTGGTCTGTCCTTCAGGCCGATGAGTCTTATGACCCCTTCCCTCAGTACGTCTACCTGGGAGACTCTGTCCAGGATGGAATCTTTGCTTGGATTCAGATTGGTATCAACACTACTGCGGACTACACCTCGGATGAGTACTACGGTGTTGCTGGATACTTGGCTAGCGATGGTGGCCATGCTTTGGACAGCGGTATTGGTGGaggcggcggtggcggtGGCCAGGGAGGTCAACCTCCTTCGGGCAGTGGAACCCCTCCTGCTGGCCAGCCCACTGGAACTCGCTCTGCCTAA
- a CDS encoding trichothecene 3-o-acetyltransferase, with protein MTGQRVINVRPMGAETNAPGRIFQLSDLDHLMPKLYVHMIEIFELPQDVCKDSIVESLVTGLERTLVDYPILSGTLHFDNESRRIVVKKQAESHFTLHIKDASPEDLPAFPVLDKHDFPVHLLDAPKVLPEQFVGPHFPVPGSDIAVIGPAVGGAQITFIEGGIIIGLAITHQVCDGPGFESLFTAWARYTAAAANGNSLNGFAASRSEIPSRSILSLENKPKLTAEELERLSAKFPIMKLRDGPPAPPPADFKMPVVKTRIWHFPKSKLQILKAKCSAGLEPGTWISTYDAILSIMWRATVQAKSRLLKPDPAIPSKAVHAVNGRGRTGFPISDRYIGTAITMPHSKTFTISEVLGDLETTLPVLARAVRESTNSVNPEYMSDLIKYAAGSSNLQWSELDMHWVLGLDCMAFDWHTMKSYENHDFGFGTPAALRWPHPNFEGFFFVLPSRAGVRNAGEDEGIEVCFGLEETCYAQLEKDGEFAKYAEQRGLGV; from the exons ATGACTGGTCAACGAGTAATCAACGTCCGACCTATGGGCGCTGAAACAAATGCCCCAGGTAGAATCTTTCAGCTTTCGGACTTGGATCACCTGATGCCCAAGCTCTACGTGCACATGATTGAGATTTTTGAACTGCCCCAGGATGTTTGCAAAGACTCTATTGTCGAGAGTCTGGTCACTGGGTTGGAGCGTACACTGGTTGATTACCCCATCCTGTCGG GAACTCTACACTTTGACAATGAAAGTCGACGCATTGTGGTGAAGAAACAGGCAGAATCTCACTTCACCCTCCACATCAAGGACGCTAGCCCTGAAGATTTACCCGCCTTCCCTGTTCTAGACAAGCATGACTTTCccgttcatcttcttgatgcACCCAAAGTACTACCCGAACAGTTCGTCGGCCCCCACTTTCCAGTCCCGGGAAGTGACATCGCCGTCATTGGTCCCGCAGTAGGAGGTGCCCAGATAACATTCATCGAAGGTGGCATTATTATTGGCCTAGCGATCACGCATCAAGTCTGTGATGGGCCAGGCTTTGAGAGCCTATTCACAGCATGGGCGAGATACACCGCTGCCGCGGCCAATGGGAACTCGCTCAATGGGTTTGCAGCATCTAGATCTGAGATACCATCACGCAGTATCCTATCACTGGAAAACAAACCCAAGCTAACTGCTGAAGAGCTGGAGAGGTTGAGTGCCAAGTTCCCTATTATGAAACTTCGAGATGGTCCTCCAGCTCCCCCTCCAGCAGACTTCAAGATGCCAGTTGTCAAGACTCGTATATGGCACTTCCCCAAAAGCAAACTACAAATACTCAAAGCAAAATGCAGTGCTGGTCTGGAACCAGGAACTTGGATCTCTACTTATGATGCCATCCTGTCTATAATGTGGCGTGCAACTGTCCAAGCCAAGTCCAGGCTTCTCAAGCCAGATCCGGCTATACCATCCAAAGCAGTTCATGCAGTCAATGGCCGTGGGCGCACCGGCTTCCCAATTTCAGATCGATACATAGGCACTGCTATCACTATGCCCCATTCAAAAACATTTACCATTTCTGAGGTTCTTGGTGACCTGGAGACGACCCTACCAGTTCTTGCTCGGGCAGTACGCGAGAGTACCAACTCTGTCAACCCAGAGTACATGTCAGATCTCATCAAGTATGCAGCAGGGTCTTCAAACCTCCAATGGTCAGAGCTAGATATGCATTGGGTGCTTGGTCTAGACTGCATGGCTTTTGACTGGCATACCATGAAATCATACGAGAACCatgactttggctttggGACGCCTGCCGCACTAAGATGGCCGCATCCGAATTTtgaaggcttcttctttgtaCTTCCGTCTAGAGCCGGAGTCAGAAATGCTGGGGAGGATGAAGGTATCGAAGTCTGTTTTGGTTTGGAGGAGACTTGCTATGCCCAGCTGGAGAAGGATGGAGAATTTGCGAAATATGCGGAGCAGAGGGGTTTGGGTGTGTGA